In the Candidatus Tisiphia endosymbiont of Melanophora roralis genome, GGATATTAGTTATTATAAGTATCAAAGTGATTTTGATCTTTTGTTGATTTTAAAGAACGGAGAATATGCTGGCTATCCAGCTATAAACCTACAACATAAGATAGAGAACAGGCTAAGTAAAAAATTCTCATTAGATGAAAAACCACCAATTACTCTGATACTTGAACCTATTAGGTTGGTAAATAGGCAACTGGAAAAAGGTCAGTATTTCTTTAGTGATATCAAGAAAGAGGGAATTCTTTTATATGATAGTAGTGAATTTATACTGTCTGAAGCTAAGGAACTATCATGGCAGGAACGCAGACCAATAGCTGAGAAAGATTTTAAATATTGGTTTAGGAAAGGTATAGAATGCATAATTGACGTCCATAATATCTTACAAAGAAATAATTTTAATAAGTGTGCTTTTGAACTCCATCAAGCTACAGAGAGCTTTTATAATGCTATCCTGTTAGTTTTTACTGGTTACAAGACCAAGTCACATGATATACTAGGACTTGGCGATAGAGCTAGAAGTCATCATTACGATCTCTATAAGATATTTCCACATGAGACTCCTGAGCAAGAAGAGTACTTTACGTTACTGCGAAATGCTTATGTTGATGCAAGATATGATCAAGATTATACAATTAGTAAAGAACAATTACTTTACCTTATTAACCGGGTAGAGGAATTAAAGATAGTGACTGAAAAGATATGTCTAGAAAGGATTAATAAAGAAGAATTAATGTGATTATTTTTCCTGAGGTATTTTTTCAATAAAAACTTTATCAAATTAGGAATATATCATAGTACCATACATTTTTCTATAATCGTCATAGCAAGGCTCTTTAGATGCCGTGGCGATCCAAGTAAACAGCGAAGCTGTTTTTTTAGAGTAACGCTTCGTGTATCCTAGATTGCTGCGTCGCCGCTTTTCCGCGACTCCTCGCAATGACGCTCGGAAGACCTCTTAACAACAGTGGCATAAAAAATATACTATGGGAATATATACTCAAATGATCCTACGAATTGGATTTGAAAATGAATGGTGAGCAAGCGTTATAGTATGTGAACATGCGAATCCATGATATTTTCAAAAAACAATTCTTCAAAGCAGAAAAATATACTCTCATTTGCTAAATAAATAGAATGTAAGCATAGTAATTGAGGTTAAAATAATGGAACTTTTTAATTTAACAGGCAAGACAGCTTTAATTACAGGAGCTAGTAGTGGTCTTGGAGAACAATTCGCACGCCTTCTTTCTAGCCAAGGGGTACGAGTCATATTAGCTAGTAGAAGACTAGATAAACTGCAAACTTTATCCTCTGAGCTTAACAATGCTGTTGCCTTGGAAATGGATGTAGCAGATAAAACCTCTGTTCAAAGAGCCTTTGATAGACTGGAGCAACAAAGAGAACTCATAAATATTTGTATTAATAATGCCGGAATTGCAAAACTCACACCAATCTTTGAGTTAGATGAACTGGATGACTTCGAGTCTGTCATAAAAACTAATGTAGTGGGAGTTTGGTACGTTAGCAAAATGGTTGCCAATCATATGAAAAACCATGAAATCCACGGAACTATTATCAATATTGCTAGTGTCAATGGAGAAAATCGTTTACGTGAAAATATCGCTGGCTACTGTGCCTCTAAAGCATCTGTGATTCAAATGACAAAGGCATTAGTAGGAGAGCTGGCAACTGCACATATTCGAATTAATTGTATTATACCTGGCATATTTCATACACCGCTTACAGATTACAAATTAAGTACAGAGAAACAACGTAAAGAATTAGAAGAACTTATACCACTACATTTTGTAGCAGAACCTACTGACCTTGATGGTGCAATTTTATACCTTGCCTCAAACAAAGCATCTAGGTATGTCACAGGTTCATGTATTACTGTTGATGGTGGTGTTTCGTGGGGAGGCAAATAACTCCACTTACGTCAATTAAGAATAATTATTCTTAATTGACTAAGCAGAATTTTAAGAATCTACGATTATATACTCAATGAAAATCAAGAATTGCTAGGAATTACCAAGTCAAGGTGCTAGGCGTACATTTAGTACGTGACTACCTACGATCCCTGAAGACGACAACGCAATTCTTGATTTTCATCGAGTATATAGCTGCTCGACTTTGCTACTGCCTAGCCTGAATATTGCATGATGACAGCAATTTTCTGTCGTGTAGACCTTATACTAAAAGACATGTAGGTCGATTATCTAAAAATACACTTTGTAAATTTATATTTTTTATAAAATTACTGTACTTCCTGATATTATCAATACTTTGTGGGTATTATGATAATTGATTGTACAATATTCAGGCTAGCTCTTCTTGAAGCTCTACCTGAGTATATAACTAGTATAGTCTAATGACTAATATTACCAACACTCATTGATAGGCTGGCTGAAACGAATTTCTCTAAATCTCCGTCAAGTATGCCCTTAGTATCAGAAGTTTCATGGTTGGTACGTAAATCCTTAACCATCTGATAAGGTTGTAATACATAGGATCTTATTTGATGTCCCCAACCATTTTCAGTCTTGGATGCATTTTGTTCATTAATATCATCGGTACGTTTTTTTAACTCTGACTCATAAAGCCTTGCTTTAAGCATTTTCATAGCTTGTGCTTTATTTTTATGCTGCGATCTATCATTTTGGCACTGTGTTACGATATTAGTCGGTAAGTGGGTAATCCTTACTGCAGAATCGGTAGTGTTTACATGTTGCCCCCCAGCCCCGGAAGACCTATAAGTATCAATTCTAAGATCTTTTTCATCTATTATAATGGAAATATCATCATCAATTTCTGGATATACCCAACTGCTAGCAAAACTAGTCATCCTTTTACCTGCGGCATTAAAAGGTGATATCCTAACTAGCCTATGCACACCAGATTCCGTTCTAAACCAACCATATGCTTGGTAGCCATTAATTTTGATAGTACATGATTTTATTCCAGCTTCTTCGCCATTAATAAGATGAATAATTTCGCTTTTAAAACCCAGCCTTTCTGCGAAGCGTAAATACATACGCATCATAATTGATGCCCAGTCGTGGCTTTCTGTTCCTCCAGCTCCGGCGTTGATTTCTAGAAAGCAATTATTACTGTCAAATTCTCCAGAAAATAAACATTCAGTCTCAAATTTTCCGGTAATAATAGATAGTTTCCCTAAATCTTCTTGAACTTGCTGCAAAACTTGTTGATCATTTTCAGTAAATGCCAAATCCTCAAGTTCTAAACATTCCGTAAAATTAGACTGAAGTTGTTTAAACGAGTTAAGCTTGATCTCTAGAAGTCTTTTTTCTTTTAGAATACTCGAGGCCTTCTCTTGATTATTCCATAGATCCGGATCTTCTGATATATTTTCTAGCTCTAAAAGCCTTTTGCTTGCATTATCGAAATCAAAGCGACCTCCTGAGCAGTTCTAAAGACTGTTCGATTTTTTTTACATAATGTTCAATTTCAGCACGCATTGTTAATTTTCCTACTATAAAATGGAATTTTATTATATAAAGATAAAACTTCTTTCTAATTTTAACATTATACCAAATATACCATGAATAATCAAAACTTTATCAGAAATTTCTCAATCATCGCTCATATTGATCATGGTAAGTCTACTCTAGCAGATAGATTAATTGAATATTGCGGGGGGCTGGCAGCTCGGGAGATGAGTCATCAAGTACTTGACTCAATGGACATAGAAAAAGAACGTGGTATCACTATCAAAGCACAGACTGTTAGATTAACTTACAAAGCAAAAGATGGTAATACATACTATCTAAACCTAATGGATACTCCTGGTCATGTGGATTTCTCTTATGAGGTGAGTAGATCGTTAGCTGCTTGTGA is a window encoding:
- a CDS encoding SDR family NAD(P)-dependent oxidoreductase translates to MELFNLTGKTALITGASSGLGEQFARLLSSQGVRVILASRRLDKLQTLSSELNNAVALEMDVADKTSVQRAFDRLEQQRELINICINNAGIAKLTPIFELDELDDFESVIKTNVVGVWYVSKMVANHMKNHEIHGTIINIASVNGENRLRENIAGYCASKASVIQMTKALVGELATAHIRINCIIPGIFHTPLTDYKLSTEKQRKELEELIPLHFVAEPTDLDGAILYLASNKASRYVTGSCITVDGGVSWGGK
- a CDS encoding HEPN domain-containing protein, producing MKTTLPERSLVIKEKLDNIVKEILYVGKSKIAMIILFGSYARGDWVEDIEKVGDISYYKYQSDFDLLLILKNGEYAGYPAINLQHKIENRLSKKFSLDEKPPITLILEPIRLVNRQLEKGQYFFSDIKKEGILLYDSSEFILSEAKELSWQERRPIAEKDFKYWFRKGIECIIDVHNILQRNNFNKCAFELHQATESFYNAILLVFTGYKTKSHDILGLGDRARSHHYDLYKIFPHETPEQEEYFTLLRNAYVDARYDQDYTISKEQLLYLINRVEELKIVTEKICLERINKEELM
- the prfB gene encoding peptide chain release factor 2 (programmed frameshift), translated to MRAEIEHYVKKIEQSLELLRRSLDFDNASKRLLELENISEDPDLWNNQEKASSILKEKRLLEIKLNSFKQLQSNFTECLELEDLAFTENDQQVLQQVQEDLGKLSIITGKFETECLFSGEFDSNNCFLEINAGAGGTESHDWASIMMRMYLRFAERLGFKSEIIHLINGEEAGIKSCTIKINGYQAYGWFRTESGVHRLVRISPFNAAGKRMTSFASSWVYPEIDDDISIIIDEKDLRIDTYRSSGAGGQHVNTTDSAVRITHLPTNIVTQCQNDRSQHKNKAQAMKMLKARLYESELKKRTDDINEQNASKTENGWGHQIRSYVLQPYQMVKDLRTNHETSDTKGILDGDLEKFVSASLSMSVGNISH